The segment AGATATggtattttaaacaaaaaaaacatgcatCAATTCTAGCTATGACTATGATGACTAAGATTAGATTTTCCGGATGGAAGAAGAAAGAATTAGATTCAAAATTCAGTTCTAGTAAATAAGATACTAAATTGATAGAAATAATCAAACTATTCCATTATGGATTACACCAGTCTTTGGGTTTTTCCGAGGTTCATTTTTTCTTGTCAACAAATATTCAATACTATCAGTCTATACTctaaagaaatacaaaaaattcAAACGAGACAACTCGAGTCTTTACGTTTTGTGTGAATCCGACCActagtttctttctttattcaagTTAGACCACATTTTATTTGGTCAGTTAAAAAAATGTGAGATGTAATAAAAAGCAAAAGATGTAATAGAAAGTGTCAAGATCCTAGATAATGAATGCCAAATGAATCCAAAAAGGGCTCCACACGCTAAATCCCTTACAATGggtttaaaacttttaaaccCCATAGAAAGAAATAATCGTTACCGTAAAATCTGAGTCCGCGCGTTCTCAAAAGCTGTTTCCTTTTCGTATTAGAAACTTCACTTGATCCCTCCTATATAAACcacctttctttcttctctcaAATCAACACCAACCATCACTTCTTTCTCTGGCTTTGACTGCTCTGCCTCTCTGTTCTTTCTGATTCTTTAATTACAAGTTACTGGGAGATGTGTTTGATCACGGAAGCTGATGATCACGACGGTTGTGCGTTAGTTGCCCCTCAGAATTTCTCGATGGTTGAAGTTGGAATCTACCGATCTGCGTTTCCTAAACCCGAGCATTTCGATTTCCTCACAGCCCTTAGTCTTCGTTCCATAATGTAAAGACcgttttgttttctattttccCTCCAATTCCTCTGTTTTTATTActtatctatttaataaaaaaatgtttcctTTGGTTTTTCGTTGTTGATTCACCGAGCAGTTATCTTTGTCCTGAACCATACCCTGAGGAGAGTTTGAAGTTTTACGAGGCCAACAACATCAAGCTTTTCCAATTTGCAATCGAAAGCCAAAAGGTGGTGTTGTCTCTCTGTTTTGATCACCtatctttcttgtttttttaattgaatattaaatttaattcaaagaAAAAGACCTTGTTACATCAAGTGCTTCCTATGcatagttttaataaaaaaaaaagatctttcTTGTTGGTTTCTTATATAACTGGATCCTTTATGATTTTGTAGGATCCTCCAAATCCAATACCAGAAGATACAGTTTTGGCTGCTCTGAAAGTCTTAGTTGGTAAGGAATCCAAACACTCTGGAACGGTCTTTTGGGACGTCTACGCTCTCTTCCTTACCCCATGAGTCTTACTAGTAAACTGtgtgttttgttctctcttGTAGATGTAAGAAACCATCCGATCCTCATTCACTGCAAAGCCGGAAAGGTTTTATAATATACTACATCAACCTTTATTTTTTTCCACTTACTTCTATCTTATACTAGTTGTTATTAAAGGACATTCTTTTACGAGGTTACTTATTTACAGGACACTAACGgttttgttgaaaataaatGGCGGTGAATGCAGCATAGGACAGGTTGTTTGGTGGGATTCTTAAGAAAAGTTCAGGACTGGTGTTGGTCATCGGTGCTAGAGGAATACCAGAAGTATGCGGGTCCGAAGTGCAGACAGAGGGACTTGAAGTGTATTGAGAGATTTGATACCGTGAGATTGAGGCAGTGTCTCTTGAGCATTATGTATCGTTATCTCGGTTACGGCCCTAATAGGAAAAGGTTGCTCTACGAAGAGGAAAACGTCCAGGCACCGAAACTGAAAGCTAAAGTTTTTGAAAACGAGATCAACCAAGTGGGCCCGGCCCATACATAAATGCTTAAGTTGCTTTatcatttttcttaataacttGTCAAGTCTTAAAGTGTGGGTTTAGTAGGCTAGTAGCCATTATCATTGTTAAATTTACAATCAATTACTAAAATATGAgagaataatataataatttttagtaaACATTATTACACAATGTGACATTAATTTCCAATCTGTACCATGTGCGGTGGAGGACAAGGTTTCTGACAATATACACCACATGAATGTATTAAGAGCAAAGATCTCTTTATTAAAGATGTCTTTATAAGACAATCAAAGAATTCCACCAATTTGTATTAGCATTCTTGAACTAGAAGAGGCCATATTCTGTTTAGCTGACTTTACACCCAATTTTAACACGTAAATAGAAAGAAGGaagaaaagtgaaaaaaaaagaacgtaACACACAAGCCACTCAAACCAAACGTGCTGTACACTTAATCTAAGGCCAAAACATATAAACAGAGAGTTTGAAACCACAACGCTAGCCTAAACCAAATGACACTCAAGACGAGTTCTTTGCAAAGTAAGAACATTTGCAAATCAACCAGAGTTCAAAGATCAGTTTATTCATATAACATCCCCCTCCTTTTGATAAAACAGCAGATAACAAGTATGAGATCATTAAAAAAAAGGTAGAATGCCATAAGCATCCCCCTGATTCAACATGATAGATTAGGGGGTAGAGTAGCAAATCATCGTCTTAAACAAACATAAAAGATAGATAAATTTTCAGGAAAGTTACTTCTTTAAGCTCCCCCTGATTCCAGGTTTAGGTTTGGACTCGGCTACAGGAGCTAAAACAGCATGGAGATTCACGAGCTTGGATTCTTCATAAGGGATCTTAGGATGCTTCGACTCGTGATGGATCTGCATGGTCTTGAGATCCGGAGCTGTGATTTTGCAGTGAGGACACTCGAACTTAGCGTGACCACCTTTCTCTTTCCCGGTCCGATCGGCTATTCCCGCCTTTCCTCCGCCTCTGTTGGTCAACGCAGCATCGATcttggcttgaatctccttaGCTGTATGCTTCTTCGGCTTCGCCTTACCAGTCATCTTCGGTGGCAGTGGTGGTGGCGGCGACTAAGGGAGAAACCCTAGCCCTAACCCTAGTTGTGTTCCACTTCTGACCAAGACAACAACTTGGAAAATTATCAGAGGGCcagtataaatataaacttttttgagaaaatttcaAATAGACCtctcaaaataacaaaatttgcAAGGAAACCCTTTTAATCTTATCTACTTTGGTCGGAAAGGGTTTATGAAGTGTGGAGAGGTTATCATACATGGTAAAGGTCGTggacataaaataaaaatgcaacGCATGGAGCACATCAGTCAGCAACGACATACACATCAATGTCTACGCAAAGACAATTCCGCTCTGTTTATTCTATCAAAAAATTACGCTTGTACCGCATATACGGTATGAATCACGGTTGCACCGtaccaaattttaattttgcaccgtttatattatgaaaactgTGGTTACCTGGTTAATACGGATcctaaatataaacttttagttagatcaaaaataaaaaaataaactttatgaaAAAATTGCAAATAAACCTCTCAAATAACAAAATTTGCAAGGAAAGCCTTGTAATCTTATTCGCTTTTGTCGGAAAAAGGTTTTATAAAGTGCGGAGAGGTACATTTCGTggacataaaataaaataaaaataaaacggAGAAAGCAGGGGGGAGCGCATCAGACTAGTCCACCAACCACATACACGTCAATGTCTGCTTCTTCTTGTTTATTTAATCTCCCTTTGATTCGCTTCAGATCTCTCTCCCTTCCTCCATCCTCTTCCCGGTTTCTCCGTCTTCCTCCTCCATCATCATCGCTCCGATCCTTTTCGGTTCCAATATCGCCGAGAAAGTTTCGAGCTTTCTCCGGTACCACCGCAATGGCAACAGATGCTAAAGATGCTGGAATGGATGCTGTCCAGAGACGCCTCATGTTTGAGGACGAGTAAGTCTTTTGATTCACCTTAAGGGTTTTGCAAAAATGGTacctttttttcttcaaatcagTTAGTttgctcagaaaaaaaaacattaattagaAGAAAAATTGACGAAATTTGGTTCTggcaattaaaaataaattcgatTAGCAGTTGATTCAGGAACATATGTCTATTTGATTTGCTTACTTTGATTGTTATTAGAATCAAATGGGCTAAAATGTCAACGATTTAGTGTCTTATATGAAAGATGTCTATACTTTGATTTAAAAACGATTTGTTTATTCATTGTCTGTCTGTCTTGCTTGCAGATGCATTCTTGTTGACGAAGCTGATCGCGTTGTAGGGCACGACAGCAAATATAATTGTAAGTGAAAATCTCTTAGTTTGTTTTCCATTTTAATTCATGTGCTACTTAGTTGCATCAGATTATTGTGTCGAACATACTATTTCTGGTGGAAAATAGTGAGTTCTGTCTGgttcaatatataaaatagggTATAATATGTTGCTGCTGCTGGATAattattgaaacaaaaaaaaaaaacaatctgaaATGATAGAGGAATGTCTGTTTTGGCTTCTTATCTGTGTCTTCTATGTCACTAGTCAAGTTACTGATACCTCATAAAAATCTGCAGGTCATCTGATGGAAAATATTGAAGCTAAGAATTTGCTTCACAGGGCCTTCAGTGTATTTTTATTCAACTCCAACTATGAGTTGCTTCTCCAGGTACTTTTCTTTGAATTCATGATTAGGTTATGTACACACATACGTGTTACTGAAATTCCTTGTTTAATTTTGAACAGCAAAGGTCGAAAGCAAAGGTGACCTTCCCTCTAGTGTGGACAAA is part of the Raphanus sativus cultivar WK10039 chromosome 5, ASM80110v3, whole genome shotgun sequence genome and harbors:
- the LOC108860531 gene encoding tyrosine-protein phosphatase DSP3-like encodes the protein MCLITEADDHDGCALVAPQNFSMVEVGIYRSAFPKPEHFDFLTALSLRSIIYLCPEPYPEESLKFYEANNIKLFQFAIESQKDPPNPIPEDTVLAALKVLVDVRNHPILIHCKAGKHRTGCLVGFLRKVQDWCWSSVLEEYQKYAGPKCRQRDLKCIERFDTVRLRQCLLSIMYRYLGYGPNRKRLLYEEENVQAPKLKAKVFENEINQVGPAHT
- the LOC108859645 gene encoding protein METHYLENE BLUE SENSITIVITY 1, with the translated sequence MTGKAKPKKHTAKEIQAKIDAALTNRGGGKAGIADRTGKEKGGHAKFECPHCKITAPDLKTMQIHHESKHPKIPYEESKLVNLHAVLAPVAESKPKPGIRGSLKK